One genomic region from Sphingobacterium sp. UGAL515B_05 encodes:
- a CDS encoding PepSY-associated TM helix domain-containing protein: MTNKRAKQNILKNILGKLHLYLGLLFAVIFFAVCVTGMLLSFEKELTPLLWPKEQKVTVQTNRLSLAHISQKAEVIFPDKKLFRIEIPADPSRSVRIQYGQKKTGYWYAYMNPYTGELLSKGRQSDRFFQKTLDIHRFLLVEKIGSTLTGISALAALFLALSGIYLWWPKNKSIFRQRVTMKKAASLKRKVWDFHAVGGFYASLFLIIFTLTGLTWSFDWYNKQFYKVLGSTQKSTKEKISNTNKLAFSDYLVLDTIYQQLNRLYPTSGNIIVTFPEKKDLAFALTKENFSNTTLQINQAFFDSKSGQLLKNNPLAKLPLAQQVQRMMKSIHMGSIFGLPSKIIACLAVTLAASLPITGIWIWLNKRKKKKPSKSQKKKSIQLQTIA; the protein is encoded by the coding sequence ATGACAAATAAAAGAGCTAAACAAAATATTCTAAAAAATATACTTGGAAAACTCCATCTTTATTTGGGCTTATTATTTGCTGTAATCTTTTTTGCTGTTTGCGTTACAGGAATGTTATTGAGTTTTGAAAAAGAGCTTACCCCACTTTTATGGCCGAAAGAACAGAAGGTAACCGTACAAACCAATCGTCTTTCCCTTGCACATATTTCCCAAAAAGCCGAAGTTATATTTCCGGACAAAAAGTTGTTTCGCATCGAAATTCCAGCAGATCCTTCCCGCAGTGTCCGCATACAGTATGGACAAAAAAAGACTGGATACTGGTATGCATATATGAATCCTTATACTGGAGAACTATTGTCCAAAGGTCGGCAGAGTGACCGTTTTTTTCAAAAGACTTTAGATATCCATCGTTTTCTTCTCGTCGAAAAAATCGGAAGTACCCTAACAGGAATCTCAGCTCTAGCGGCTCTCTTTCTTGCCCTAAGTGGTATTTACCTTTGGTGGCCCAAAAATAAATCCATATTCAGACAACGTGTAACGATGAAAAAGGCAGCCTCTCTCAAAAGAAAGGTCTGGGATTTTCACGCAGTCGGCGGTTTCTACGCATCTTTGTTTTTAATTATTTTTACCTTAACAGGATTGACCTGGAGTTTCGATTGGTACAATAAACAATTCTATAAAGTATTGGGTTCAACCCAAAAATCAACAAAAGAGAAGATCAGCAACACCAACAAACTGGCTTTTTCAGATTACCTTGTGCTGGATACGATCTATCAGCAGCTAAACCGCCTATACCCTACCTCGGGAAATATAATTGTCACATTTCCTGAAAAGAAGGATCTAGCTTTTGCGCTAACCAAGGAAAACTTTTCAAATACAACTTTACAGATCAACCAGGCATTCTTTGACAGCAAATCCGGACAGTTACTTAAAAATAACCCTTTAGCAAAGTTACCATTGGCACAGCAGGTTCAACGGATGATGAAATCCATCCATATGGGATCGATATTTGGACTACCCTCTAAAATTATTGCATGCTTAGCCGTTACACTAGCGGCGTCTCTCCCCATCACAGGGATATGGATATGGCTAAACAAAAGAAAGAAGAAGAAACCGTCAAAAAGCCAAAAGAAGAAATCAATTCAACTTCAAACCATAGCATAG
- a CDS encoding LytTR family DNA-binding domain-containing protein: MIRVAIIEDEPAVRKEISYLVQQETDVELVGWSDTVTNAVKLIEEKQPDVILMDIQLRDGTAFDILKKLTVIPQNIIFITAYNHFAIKAIKYGALDYLLKPVDQTELNEALERYRRKSENNPQWMQRLSMAQEALHASELPESIALSSIQHVRIVPVHNIVYCKGDGPYTFFFLNDGTKELISKPLKYYEELLPQPYFLRTHQSYLVNRSHISGVNRSEYIVLKNKEEIPISSRRKNSILNQLFPEK, translated from the coding sequence ATGATTAGAGTAGCCATTATCGAGGATGAACCCGCCGTACGCAAAGAAATCAGCTATTTGGTCCAACAGGAAACTGACGTTGAACTTGTTGGCTGGAGCGATACGGTGACAAATGCTGTAAAATTGATTGAAGAGAAACAACCAGACGTTATACTCATGGATATTCAGCTCCGTGATGGTACAGCATTTGACATCCTAAAAAAGCTAACCGTTATTCCACAGAATATTATTTTCATTACGGCCTACAATCATTTTGCAATCAAAGCCATCAAATACGGTGCTTTGGATTATCTCTTGAAACCGGTCGATCAAACCGAACTAAACGAAGCCTTAGAACGTTACCGGCGTAAAAGCGAAAACAATCCCCAATGGATGCAACGTTTATCAATGGCACAAGAAGCTTTACATGCCAGCGAACTTCCCGAAAGCATTGCTTTGTCTTCCATACAGCATGTACGTATCGTCCCTGTTCACAACATCGTGTACTGCAAAGGAGACGGTCCCTATACTTTTTTCTTTTTAAATGATGGTACCAAAGAGTTAATCTCTAAACCCCTCAAATATTATGAAGAATTATTGCCACAGCCTTATTTCTTACGCACCCATCAATCGTATCTTGTCAACAGGTCACATATTTCTGGTGTCAATCGTTCCGAGTATATTGTCTTAAAGAACAAAGAGGAAATTCCAATTTCATCACGCAGAAAAAATTCGATCTTAAATCAGCTTTTCCCAGAAAAATGA
- a CDS encoding GNAT family N-acetyltransferase has protein sequence MDIHNKIRKAKESDSHVVPEIMLQAMGDIIFRFIQKEDPTEAVLFLTQLFRQKGNLYSYENTFVAIDDNERIVGSLTGYDADQFVELRQPILDHMKEQYNNNLIPEAETAGDEFYIDSIAVAPIARGKGIGTQLLQYAITHAKQHGFKQVGLLVDLKNPNAQKLYERIGFKLGKKTPFAGGEYYHMYISLD, from the coding sequence ATGGATATACATAATAAAATTAGAAAAGCCAAAGAGAGTGATTCGCATGTTGTACCTGAAATTATGCTCCAGGCGATGGGAGACATTATATTTCGTTTTATTCAAAAAGAAGATCCAACTGAGGCCGTACTTTTTCTAACCCAGCTTTTTAGGCAAAAAGGTAATCTCTATAGTTATGAGAACACATTTGTCGCAATTGACGATAATGAACGTATTGTAGGTTCTTTAACTGGCTACGATGCTGATCAGTTTGTTGAATTAAGACAGCCTATTTTGGATCACATGAAGGAGCAGTACAACAATAATTTGATTCCGGAAGCCGAAACAGCTGGTGACGAATTTTATATCGATTCAATTGCTGTTGCTCCCATTGCACGGGGCAAAGGTATCGGAACACAACTTTTACAGTATGCGATTACACATGCCAAGCAACATGGTTTTAAACAAGTTGGTCTGCTCGTTGACCTAAAGAATCCCAATGCGCAAAAGCTCTATGAAAGGATTGGTTTTAAGCTTGGTAAAAAAACACCTTTCGCAGGCGGTGAATATTACCACATGTACATTTCCCTTGATTAA
- a CDS encoding sensor histidine kinase — translation MSALNRILPWLLLPLFFIACARKKDGLLPDHDAIAAQIKTLEDQKLTAANGDSIKQAWLTLDQNSTVKKDTVLAARVKYYLARLYAMSGQDSALFFVQQALELIEPTTGNAKYKALIYNGIGNIRSIEAKQREAGYYYNKAATIVLSDTAAGLSTEAKSAILLSAAQNNLSSFQYNLAEKMNRSVLPLIDSLPEGHINRQRVLVQMIQTLNTLQRPAEDIAPFLNQLEELHAKNPDKYNISFLYDSKIQYYETAKKPDSILHYELLKIAIDERLHQQTASSILMNNLFVDYSNVAAIYVSLNKPALGEKFIQKASKLKAQFPKLIFPNNEITFQNSLAAVYRLQGKDKAAIDVLNHLVQLQRGIYQSENTQAIAEMNALYQLQAKDQSIRILNENIKINKLQLQKNRLGLIISSLAVILLIIILFFLYYSFRQRRSRQEKEKVLLQQQLLRTQMEPHFIFNTLSAVQSFMRLDKKENAIKYLHRFSRLLRSNLELSRENLVPLNEELETLENYLILQQMRFEDAFHYHITQPEDQDLSAVMLPPMLIQPYVENAILHGINLETGDGSIDIQFALSADILRVTIKDSGKVNPDIPEITHRSLSGTISRERMQLLGKKASVQTTKDPTAGTTVTLLIPITY, via the coding sequence ATGAGCGCACTGAACCGCATTTTGCCTTGGCTACTACTGCCTTTGTTTTTTATCGCTTGCGCTCGAAAGAAAGACGGATTATTGCCCGACCATGATGCTATTGCTGCACAGATTAAAACGCTCGAAGACCAAAAATTAACTGCAGCAAATGGAGATTCCATCAAACAGGCCTGGTTAACGTTAGACCAAAATTCCACCGTAAAAAAAGACACGGTACTCGCTGCCCGTGTAAAATATTACCTGGCACGACTCTATGCTATGAGCGGTCAAGATTCGGCTCTTTTTTTTGTTCAACAGGCGCTTGAACTCATTGAACCCACCACTGGAAACGCAAAATACAAAGCACTTATTTACAATGGCATAGGAAACATCCGTAGCATAGAAGCAAAACAACGCGAAGCGGGCTATTATTATAACAAAGCCGCCACGATTGTTTTGTCGGATACCGCTGCAGGACTGTCAACCGAAGCAAAATCAGCAATATTATTGTCCGCTGCCCAAAATAACTTGAGCTCCTTCCAATATAACCTTGCAGAAAAAATGAATCGTTCGGTACTCCCGCTAATTGATTCACTGCCAGAAGGACATATTAACCGGCAACGCGTATTGGTACAAATGATACAGACGCTGAACACCTTACAAAGGCCAGCAGAAGATATTGCCCCCTTCCTTAATCAACTCGAAGAATTACACGCTAAAAATCCAGACAAATACAACATTAGTTTTCTTTACGATTCGAAGATCCAATACTATGAAACGGCTAAGAAACCGGATTCCATTTTACATTATGAATTGCTAAAAATAGCAATAGATGAACGTTTGCACCAACAGACAGCATCCTCTATACTGATGAACAATTTATTTGTAGATTACAGTAATGTAGCCGCAATCTATGTTTCATTAAATAAACCGGCATTGGGAGAAAAATTCATCCAAAAAGCCAGCAAACTTAAAGCGCAGTTTCCCAAATTAATCTTTCCCAACAACGAAATTACATTTCAAAACAGTCTCGCAGCCGTCTATCGCCTGCAAGGAAAAGATAAAGCAGCTATAGACGTACTAAATCACCTTGTGCAATTACAAAGGGGCATTTACCAATCGGAGAATACACAAGCGATCGCAGAAATGAATGCCCTATATCAACTCCAGGCGAAAGATCAGTCTATTCGTATACTGAACGAAAATATCAAGATCAATAAACTTCAGCTACAAAAAAATCGTTTAGGACTGATCATTTCCTCCCTGGCGGTTATTTTATTGATCATCATACTTTTCTTCCTATATTACAGTTTTCGCCAGCGACGCTCCAGGCAAGAGAAAGAAAAGGTTTTATTGCAGCAGCAGTTGTTGCGCACACAGATGGAACCGCACTTTATTTTCAATACCCTTTCCGCAGTACAGAGCTTCATGCGCCTGGATAAAAAAGAAAATGCCATCAAATATTTGCACCGTTTCAGTCGACTATTACGTAGCAATCTCGAATTAAGCCGTGAAAACCTCGTTCCATTAAATGAGGAACTTGAAACCCTAGAAAACTATTTGATCTTACAGCAAATGCGTTTTGAAGATGCTTTTCATTACCACATCACACAACCTGAAGATCAAGATTTAAGTGCAGTCATGCTACCACCAATGCTGATACAACCCTATGTTGAAAATGCAATTCTGCACGGTATAAACCTCGAAACGGGCGATGGTAGTATTGACATCCAGTTTGCGTTATCTGCAGATATCCTAAGGGTGACGATTAAAGATAGCGGTAAAGTCAATCCAGACATTCCTGAAATTACACATCGTTCACTCTCTGGAACAATCAGTCGTGAACGTATGCAATTGTTAGGAAAAAAAGCGAGTGTTCAGACCACCAAAGACCCAACTGCCGGCACTACGGTCACACTTCTTATTCCAATTACCTATTAA
- a CDS encoding HPP family protein: MRHHLHRQLRIYRYVIYRETLVDPREHFWSFIGAFVGIFIIAYIQSLHLPSLENIFLIGSFGASSVLVYGAIQSPLAQPRNLIGGHVVSAIAGVTVAQLLPDIIWLTAPFAVALSIVCMQYTRTLHPPGGATALIAVSSGTKISAMGYWYVLSPVLSGCIILFLVALIFNNITKNRHYPVKKSRLRRSRRQHLKARFNSTKSPSHL, translated from the coding sequence ATGAGACATCATCTTCACAGACAACTACGGATCTATAGGTATGTGATCTATAGAGAAACGTTAGTCGATCCCAGGGAACATTTTTGGTCATTTATTGGTGCCTTTGTTGGGATATTTATTATCGCCTATATCCAATCACTTCATTTACCTTCGCTGGAAAATATCTTTTTAATAGGTTCTTTCGGCGCTTCCTCGGTTTTGGTTTATGGTGCTATACAAAGTCCACTTGCACAACCCCGCAACCTTATCGGCGGGCATGTTGTCTCTGCTATTGCGGGGGTTACAGTCGCGCAGCTCCTTCCCGACATTATCTGGCTGACTGCGCCATTTGCTGTAGCCTTGTCGATCGTTTGTATGCAATATACCCGAACTTTACATCCTCCCGGTGGTGCAACAGCACTCATTGCCGTTAGCAGCGGGACAAAAATTTCAGCTATGGGATATTGGTACGTATTAAGCCCTGTGCTATCTGGCTGTATCATTTTATTCCTGGTGGCCTTAATCTTTAACAATATCACCAAAAATAGACATTATCCTGTTAAAAAATCACGTCTGCGCCGTTCAAGAAGACAGCATTTAAAGGCGCGTTTTAATAGCACCAAAAGCCCGTCACACTTATAA
- a CDS encoding VOC family protein encodes MMKQIFINLVVADVNKSMDFYTQLGFTNNPQFSDEQGKCMVWSEHIFVMLLSPDKFKTFTEKPLADTKKQIAALLSLSVSGLDRVNEIVDNGLKAGGIEPTPMKDYGFMQQRSIEDFDGHTWEIFYMDMSKFPAA; translated from the coding sequence ATGATGAAACAGATATTTATTAATCTCGTCGTAGCCGATGTGAATAAGTCAATGGATTTTTATACACAATTGGGCTTTACGAATAATCCTCAGTTTTCCGACGAACAAGGCAAATGTATGGTTTGGAGTGAGCATATTTTTGTGATGCTTTTATCTCCGGATAAATTTAAAACATTTACAGAAAAACCGCTTGCAGATACAAAAAAACAGATTGCAGCACTACTTTCACTTTCTGTTTCTGGTTTGGATCGTGTGAACGAAATTGTTGATAATGGATTGAAAGCCGGAGGCATTGAACCAACGCCAATGAAAGACTACGGTTTTATGCAACAGCGAAGTATTGAAGATTTTGACGGTCATACCTGGGAGATATTTTATATGGATATGAGCAAATTTCCAGCGGCATAG
- a CDS encoding GNAT family N-acetyltransferase, with protein MNKIQTKTTGLTLRKGILKDLQEILILFSGTIETVCANDYNNEQIVAWISSVNNTGRWHRLIEDQYFIVAVLNQKIVGFASLAHGDYIDVLYVHKDFQRQGIAQQLYNALETEATIHKNTILTADVSKTAKPFFEANGFKVIAEQIQIRTEVEIPNYNMRKDL; from the coding sequence ATGAACAAAATTCAAACAAAAACAACAGGATTAACTCTCCGAAAAGGAATATTGAAAGATCTGCAGGAAATATTAATCCTATTTTCCGGAACGATTGAGACTGTATGCGCAAATGATTATAATAACGAGCAAATTGTAGCATGGATATCATCCGTCAATAACACTGGCCGTTGGCATCGGCTAATCGAAGATCAGTATTTTATTGTAGCTGTGCTGAATCAGAAGATTGTTGGTTTTGCCTCCTTAGCTCATGGAGATTATATCGACGTCTTGTATGTGCATAAAGATTTTCAACGACAAGGGATTGCACAACAGCTTTATAATGCACTGGAAACCGAAGCTACCATACATAAAAACACTATTTTAACCGCAGACGTAAGCAAAACAGCAAAACCTTTTTTTGAAGCTAATGGCTTCAAAGTTATCGCGGAGCAGATTCAAATACGAACTGAAGTCGAAATACCAAACTATAACATGAGAAAAGATCTTTAG
- a CDS encoding Pr6Pr family membrane protein: protein MEAQKSLKSVFAGSIGLITLFAVVGQFVLSALVSKLGRVDYIVQFFSYFTILSNVMVLLCCFFSVCWSKSRMGLFFTKPETITAVTLYILIVGIIYNTLLRFLSHPQGLSMVVDELLHVFTPLSFFLFWWRFLCKETIRWSHLFYWLIFPLAYLFYTLWHGSFSGFYPYPFVNVSELGMDRVILNSFGVTLVFVVIGALLIVLGKWQNRQRSQRIKK from the coding sequence ATGGAAGCTCAAAAGTCATTAAAATCTGTTTTTGCTGGTAGCATTGGTTTGATTACCTTGTTTGCAGTCGTTGGGCAGTTTGTATTGAGTGCTCTTGTCTCAAAGCTCGGTCGCGTGGACTATATAGTTCAGTTTTTTAGTTATTTTACAATTCTGAGTAATGTAATGGTTCTGCTATGCTGTTTTTTTTCAGTTTGCTGGTCAAAAAGTCGAATGGGCTTATTTTTTACTAAACCCGAAACAATTACTGCCGTAACATTATACATTCTTATTGTCGGCATTATCTATAATACCCTACTCCGCTTTCTGTCGCATCCACAGGGTTTGTCAATGGTGGTTGACGAGTTATTACATGTGTTCACTCCTTTGAGTTTTTTCCTTTTTTGGTGGCGTTTTTTGTGCAAGGAAACAATCCGTTGGAGTCATCTTTTTTATTGGTTAATCTTCCCATTAGCCTATCTTTTTTATACGTTGTGGCATGGTTCGTTTTCTGGATTTTATCCGTATCCTTTTGTCAATGTTTCCGAATTGGGGATGGACAGGGTTATTTTGAACAGCTTTGGAGTAACCTTGGTTTTTGTCGTCATTGGTGCATTATTGATTGTTTTGGGCAAATGGCAAAACAGACAGCGTTCTCAACGGATTAAAAAATAA